In Gopherus flavomarginatus isolate rGopFla2 chromosome 5, rGopFla2.mat.asm, whole genome shotgun sequence, one DNA window encodes the following:
- the ERO1A gene encoding ERO1-like protein alpha isoform X1 has protein sequence MGRCDLRWLLLGLLGAAGLGPGAAAGQPLPGSAEQRCFCQVTGYLDDCTCDVETIDTFNNNKLFPRLNKLLESDYFRHYKVNLKKPCPFWNDSSHCGIRDCAVKPCASNEVPGGTESASYKYSEEASKHVGECEEAKRLGAVNESLSEETQRAMLQWTQHEDSSDNFCEADDIQSPDAEYVDLLLNPERYTGYKGPEAWKIWNSIYEENCFKPRTIERPLNPLASGSGDNDGNSFYSWLEGLCVEKRAFYKLISGLHASINIHLSARYLLQDTWSGTKWGHNITEFQHRFDEVLTQGEGPKRLKNLYFLYLIELRAMSKVLPFFERPGFQLFTGNENRDIHAKNQLLEILHLTKSFPLHFDENSFFAGNKKEAAKLKEEFRLHFRNISRIMDCVGCLKCRLWGKLQTQGLGTALKILFSQKLIENMPESGPSYGFQLTRQEIVSFFNAFGRISTSIRELENFKNLLRNVQ, from the exons GTCACTGGTTACTTAGATGATTGCACCTGTGATGTTGAAACCATAGATACATTTAACAACAACAAGCTTTTTCCTAGATTAAATAAACTTCTGGAAAGTGACTACTTTAGACATTACAAG GTAAACCTAAAGAAACCTTGCCCTTTTTGGAATGACAGCAGTCACTGTGGGATAAGAGACTGCGCAGTAAAGCCTTGTGCATCT AACGAAGTCCCTGGTGGAACTGAATCTGCAAGCTATAAG TATTCAGAAGAAGCCAGTAAACATGTTGGAGAATGTGAGGAGGCTAAGAGACTTGGTGCCGTTAATGAATCTTTGAG CGAGGAAACCCAGCGAGCCATGCTTCAGTGGACCCAGCATGAAGATTCTTCAGACAACTTTTGTGAAGCTGATG ATATACAGTCTCCTGATGCAGAGTATGTGGATTTACTCCTGAATCCTGAACGCTACACGGGTTACAAAGGACCAGAGGCGTGGAAGATCTGGAACAGCATTTACGAGGAGAACTGTTTCAA GCCTCGGACCATAGAAAGACCTTTAAATCCCTTGGCTTCTGGCAGCG gaGATAATGATG GGAATTCATTTTACAGTTGGCTGGAAG GCCTCTGCGTAGAGAAGAGAGCTTTCTACAAACTCATTTCTGGCCTACATGCAAGCATCAACATCCATTTGAGTGCCAGGTACCTCTTGCAAG ATACGTGGTCGGGGACAAAGTGGGGACACAACATTACTGAGTTTCAGCACAGATTTGATGAAGTCCTTACTCAAGGAGAAGGTCCCAAGAGGCTCAAGAACCTGTATTTCCTGTACCTAATTGAATTACGGGCAATGTCGAAAGTTCTGCCATTCTTTGAGCGCCCAGGATTCCAGTTGTTCACGGGGAATGAAAACAGAGACATACACGCCAAAAACCAACTGCTGGAAATCCTTCACCTAACCAA GTCCTTCCCTTTGCATTTTGATGAAAACTCATTTTTTGCTGGAAATAAAAAGGAAGCTGCTAAACTAAAG gaggaaTTTAGGCTCCATTTTAGGAATATTTCAAGAATTATGGACTGCGTTGGGTGTTTAAAATGTCGCCTTTGGGGAAAGCTGCAA ACTCAGGGCTTAGGTACGGCGCTGAAGATCCTCTTTTCACAAAAACTGATAGAAAACATGCCAGAAAGCGGCCCCTCTTACGGATTCCAGCTAACGAGACAAGAAATCGTCTCCTTCTTCAATGCTTTTGGAAG GATTTCAACTAGCATTAGAGAGCTGGAAAACTTCAAGAACTTGTTACGAAATGTACAGTGA
- the ERO1A gene encoding ERO1-like protein alpha isoform X2, with product MGRCDLRWLLLGLLGAAGLGPGAAAGQPLPGSAEQRCFCQVTGYLDDCTCDVETIDTFNNNKLFPRLNKLLESDYFRHYKVNLKKPCPFWNDSSHCGIRDCAVKPCASNEVPGGTESASYKYSEEASKHVGECEEAKRLGAVNESLSEETQRAMLQWTQHEDSSDNFCEADDIQSPDAEYVDLLLNPERYTGYKGPEAWKIWNSIYEENCFKPRTIERPLNPLASGSGNSFYSWLEGLCVEKRAFYKLISGLHASINIHLSARYLLQDTWSGTKWGHNITEFQHRFDEVLTQGEGPKRLKNLYFLYLIELRAMSKVLPFFERPGFQLFTGNENRDIHAKNQLLEILHLTKSFPLHFDENSFFAGNKKEAAKLKEEFRLHFRNISRIMDCVGCLKCRLWGKLQTQGLGTALKILFSQKLIENMPESGPSYGFQLTRQEIVSFFNAFGRISTSIRELENFKNLLRNVQ from the exons GTCACTGGTTACTTAGATGATTGCACCTGTGATGTTGAAACCATAGATACATTTAACAACAACAAGCTTTTTCCTAGATTAAATAAACTTCTGGAAAGTGACTACTTTAGACATTACAAG GTAAACCTAAAGAAACCTTGCCCTTTTTGGAATGACAGCAGTCACTGTGGGATAAGAGACTGCGCAGTAAAGCCTTGTGCATCT AACGAAGTCCCTGGTGGAACTGAATCTGCAAGCTATAAG TATTCAGAAGAAGCCAGTAAACATGTTGGAGAATGTGAGGAGGCTAAGAGACTTGGTGCCGTTAATGAATCTTTGAG CGAGGAAACCCAGCGAGCCATGCTTCAGTGGACCCAGCATGAAGATTCTTCAGACAACTTTTGTGAAGCTGATG ATATACAGTCTCCTGATGCAGAGTATGTGGATTTACTCCTGAATCCTGAACGCTACACGGGTTACAAAGGACCAGAGGCGTGGAAGATCTGGAACAGCATTTACGAGGAGAACTGTTTCAA GCCTCGGACCATAGAAAGACCTTTAAATCCCTTGGCTTCTGGCAGCG GGAATTCATTTTACAGTTGGCTGGAAG GCCTCTGCGTAGAGAAGAGAGCTTTCTACAAACTCATTTCTGGCCTACATGCAAGCATCAACATCCATTTGAGTGCCAGGTACCTCTTGCAAG ATACGTGGTCGGGGACAAAGTGGGGACACAACATTACTGAGTTTCAGCACAGATTTGATGAAGTCCTTACTCAAGGAGAAGGTCCCAAGAGGCTCAAGAACCTGTATTTCCTGTACCTAATTGAATTACGGGCAATGTCGAAAGTTCTGCCATTCTTTGAGCGCCCAGGATTCCAGTTGTTCACGGGGAATGAAAACAGAGACATACACGCCAAAAACCAACTGCTGGAAATCCTTCACCTAACCAA GTCCTTCCCTTTGCATTTTGATGAAAACTCATTTTTTGCTGGAAATAAAAAGGAAGCTGCTAAACTAAAG gaggaaTTTAGGCTCCATTTTAGGAATATTTCAAGAATTATGGACTGCGTTGGGTGTTTAAAATGTCGCCTTTGGGGAAAGCTGCAA ACTCAGGGCTTAGGTACGGCGCTGAAGATCCTCTTTTCACAAAAACTGATAGAAAACATGCCAGAAAGCGGCCCCTCTTACGGATTCCAGCTAACGAGACAAGAAATCGTCTCCTTCTTCAATGCTTTTGGAAG GATTTCAACTAGCATTAGAGAGCTGGAAAACTTCAAGAACTTGTTACGAAATGTACAGTGA
- the ERO1A gene encoding ERO1-like protein alpha isoform X3 has protein sequence MGRCDLRWLLLGLLGAAGLGPGAAAGQPLPGSAEQRCFCQVTGYLDDCTCDVETIDTFNNNKLFPRLNKLLESDYFRHYKVNLKKPCPFWNDSSHCGIRDCAVKPCASNEVPGGTESASYKYSEEASKHVGECEEAKRLGAVNESLSEETQRAMLQWTQHEDSSDNFCEADDIQSPDAEYVDLLLNPERYTGYKGPEAWKIWNSIYEENCFKPRTIERPLNPLASGSGDNDGNSFYSWLEGLCVEKRAFYKLISGLHASINIHLSARYLLQDTWSGTKWGHNITEFQHRFDEVLTQGEGPKRLKNLYFLYLIELRAMSKVLPFFERPGFQLFTGNENRDIHAKNQLLEILHLTKSFPLHFDENSFFAGNKKEAAKLKEEFRLHFRNISRIMDCVGCLKCRLWGKLQTQGLGTALKILFSQKLIENMPESGPSYGFQLTRQEIVSFFNAFGSGSRTGVCELLKVR, from the exons GTCACTGGTTACTTAGATGATTGCACCTGTGATGTTGAAACCATAGATACATTTAACAACAACAAGCTTTTTCCTAGATTAAATAAACTTCTGGAAAGTGACTACTTTAGACATTACAAG GTAAACCTAAAGAAACCTTGCCCTTTTTGGAATGACAGCAGTCACTGTGGGATAAGAGACTGCGCAGTAAAGCCTTGTGCATCT AACGAAGTCCCTGGTGGAACTGAATCTGCAAGCTATAAG TATTCAGAAGAAGCCAGTAAACATGTTGGAGAATGTGAGGAGGCTAAGAGACTTGGTGCCGTTAATGAATCTTTGAG CGAGGAAACCCAGCGAGCCATGCTTCAGTGGACCCAGCATGAAGATTCTTCAGACAACTTTTGTGAAGCTGATG ATATACAGTCTCCTGATGCAGAGTATGTGGATTTACTCCTGAATCCTGAACGCTACACGGGTTACAAAGGACCAGAGGCGTGGAAGATCTGGAACAGCATTTACGAGGAGAACTGTTTCAA GCCTCGGACCATAGAAAGACCTTTAAATCCCTTGGCTTCTGGCAGCG gaGATAATGATG GGAATTCATTTTACAGTTGGCTGGAAG GCCTCTGCGTAGAGAAGAGAGCTTTCTACAAACTCATTTCTGGCCTACATGCAAGCATCAACATCCATTTGAGTGCCAGGTACCTCTTGCAAG ATACGTGGTCGGGGACAAAGTGGGGACACAACATTACTGAGTTTCAGCACAGATTTGATGAAGTCCTTACTCAAGGAGAAGGTCCCAAGAGGCTCAAGAACCTGTATTTCCTGTACCTAATTGAATTACGGGCAATGTCGAAAGTTCTGCCATTCTTTGAGCGCCCAGGATTCCAGTTGTTCACGGGGAATGAAAACAGAGACATACACGCCAAAAACCAACTGCTGGAAATCCTTCACCTAACCAA GTCCTTCCCTTTGCATTTTGATGAAAACTCATTTTTTGCTGGAAATAAAAAGGAAGCTGCTAAACTAAAG gaggaaTTTAGGCTCCATTTTAGGAATATTTCAAGAATTATGGACTGCGTTGGGTGTTTAAAATGTCGCCTTTGGGGAAAGCTGCAA ACTCAGGGCTTAGGTACGGCGCTGAAGATCCTCTTTTCACAAAAACTGATAGAAAACATGCCAGAAAGCGGCCCCTCTTACGGATTCCAGCTAACGAGACAAGAAATCGTCTCCTTCTTCAATGCTTTTGGAAG TGGTTCCcgaactggggtttgtgaactcCTGAAGGTTCGCTAA